One genomic window of Ilyobacter polytropus DSM 2926 includes the following:
- the serA gene encoding phosphoglycerate dehydrogenase, protein MSKFKVIIAEKMDIRGIELLQNQFDVDVCIGISREELLKRIHDYDALLVRSATQVNDELLEKATKLRIVGRAGNGTDNIDIHAATKKGVIVANTPESNSISACELGIALMMACARDVSVADKDMKAGKWSRNSFEGVELYNKTLGIIGLGRIGSLMATRMKAFGMKIVAYDPYISDERFSRFGVKKAENLDDLLKVSDFITIHTPRTEETIDMISFDEIDKMKDNVILVNVARGKIVNEDALYQGLKGGKIRGAGIDVHAVEPRYESPLYEFDNFIPTPHIGANTSEAQENVGIAIAQQVSNGLNGEIVETAVNLPVMEREGLKDVKPYIELMENLGKIYYQLYTESVKFVEINYWGDVSNLDTQMADLAFTKGLLQPILGNSVNYVNAKIMAENAGIGMKEKKFIENFGNYSNLVTIKITNSKNYVFTISGTISSNAEGKLVELEGYDFEVKPTEYMLFVKNKDVPGVIGHVGTLAGEKGINIATMQVGRKTKGDTAIMILTIDEEVSSTTLEEFKKMDNVVTAKSVVL, encoded by the coding sequence ATGAGTAAATTCAAAGTAATCATTGCAGAAAAAATGGATATAAGGGGAATAGAACTTCTTCAAAATCAATTTGATGTAGACGTCTGTATCGGTATAAGCCGTGAGGAACTTTTAAAAAGAATCCACGATTATGATGCTCTTTTGGTAAGAAGTGCAACTCAGGTAAATGATGAGCTTTTGGAAAAAGCCACCAAACTCAGAATCGTAGGACGTGCAGGAAACGGTACAGATAATATAGATATTCATGCTGCCACAAAAAAAGGTGTAATAGTAGCCAATACCCCAGAAAGTAACTCAATCTCAGCATGCGAATTGGGAATTGCTCTAATGATGGCATGTGCAAGAGATGTTTCAGTTGCTGACAAAGATATGAAGGCTGGGAAATGGAGCAGAAACTCCTTTGAAGGAGTGGAACTATATAATAAAACTCTAGGAATAATCGGTCTTGGAAGGATCGGTTCACTTATGGCCACTAGAATGAAAGCTTTCGGGATGAAAATCGTAGCATACGATCCTTATATTTCTGACGAAAGATTCAGCAGATTTGGAGTAAAAAAAGCTGAAAATTTAGACGATCTTTTAAAAGTTTCTGATTTCATAACAATTCACACACCTAGAACCGAAGAAACAATCGACATGATCAGTTTTGATGAAATAGATAAAATGAAAGATAATGTAATCTTAGTAAATGTGGCAAGAGGTAAAATTGTAAATGAAGATGCTCTTTATCAGGGGCTTAAAGGTGGGAAAATAAGAGGGGCAGGAATAGACGTCCACGCAGTAGAACCGAGATATGAAAGCCCTCTATACGAATTTGACAACTTTATCCCTACTCCTCATATAGGTGCGAACACTTCTGAGGCACAGGAGAACGTGGGTATCGCCATTGCACAGCAGGTATCAAACGGTCTTAACGGAGAGATAGTAGAGACTGCTGTAAACTTACCTGTAATGGAAAGAGAAGGTCTAAAAGATGTCAAGCCATATATCGAGCTAATGGAAAATCTCGGTAAAATTTACTATCAGCTTTACACAGAATCTGTAAAATTCGTAGAGATCAACTACTGGGGAGATGTTTCAAATTTAGATACTCAGATGGCTGACCTAGCCTTCACAAAGGGACTTTTACAGCCTATTTTAGGAAACAGCGTAAATTATGTAAATGCAAAAATAATGGCTGAAAATGCAGGAATAGGAATGAAAGAAAAAAAATTCATAGAGAACTTCGGAAATTATTCCAACCTTGTGACAATAAAAATAACAAACAGTAAGAATTATGTGTTTACAATTTCAGGAACCATCAGTTCAAACGCCGAAGGAAAACTAGTTGAACTTGAAGGATATGACTTTGAGGTAAAACCTACCGAGTATATGCTTTTCGTAAAAAATAAAGATGTCCCTGGTGTAATAGGACACGTAGGAACATTGGCAGGAGAAAAAGGAATCAACATAGCAACAATGCAGGTTGGAAGAAAAACCAAGGGAGACACTGCCATCATGATATTAACTATCGATGAGGAAGTATCTAGCACTACTTTAGAAGAGTTCAAGAAAATGGACAATGTGGTCACTGCAAAGAGTGTTGTTCTTTAA
- the citF gene encoding citrate lyase subunit alpha: MKNILGRDIPDYIEGYGEVRHYNGYLAGKGEKFKRAFKFKNILPGDDKLHRGLDTLMDKLPLKDGMVLSFHHHLRNGDYVLNMVMDEIAKRGYRDITIAASSIFPCHKDMVKHIENGVVTQIYAAYISGPVAEAISAGKLAKPAVMHTHGGRARIMESGDLNVDFAFIAAPTSDEYGNINGVDGKSACGALGYAHSDAQCADITIALTDNLVEYPNPRFEIDQTLIDYVVVVDAIGDPNGIVSGTTQITKNPIGLKIASLTSKFIKDSGYFKDGMSFQTGAGGISLAVAAEVREQMKKDEICGSFASGGITGYIVDMYKDGLFKSLFDVQCFDLEAIKSAKENPEHITMSASMYANSDNKGAVVNKLDVVILGATEMDANFNVNVTTTSDGKIMGGSGGHSDTSAGSKLSIIVSQLVNSRISVLKDKITTVTTPGETVDALVTEKGIAINPKRTDLIERFKDSNLPIKTIEELQQIAESMTGKPKDIEFGDKIVAVVEYRDGTVVDVIKDMKQ; encoded by the coding sequence ATGAAAAATATTTTGGGAAGAGATATTCCCGATTATATAGAAGGCTATGGTGAAGTAAGACACTATAACGGTTATCTTGCCGGTAAAGGTGAGAAATTTAAAAGAGCTTTTAAATTTAAAAATATATTACCAGGCGACGACAAGTTGCATAGAGGATTGGATACTCTTATGGATAAGCTGCCTCTAAAAGACGGAATGGTTTTATCTTTTCATCACCATCTGAGAAACGGAGATTATGTTCTTAATATGGTAATGGATGAAATCGCCAAAAGAGGATATAGAGATATAACTATTGCAGCGAGTTCAATATTTCCATGTCATAAGGATATGGTAAAACACATAGAAAATGGTGTGGTGACACAGATATATGCAGCTTATATATCTGGACCTGTGGCTGAGGCTATATCAGCTGGTAAGCTAGCTAAACCTGCTGTAATGCATACACACGGAGGGAGAGCTAGAATTATGGAGTCTGGTGATTTAAATGTTGACTTTGCATTTATAGCTGCTCCAACTTCAGATGAATATGGAAATATAAACGGAGTGGACGGAAAATCTGCTTGTGGGGCCTTGGGTTATGCTCATTCTGATGCTCAGTGTGCAGATATCACAATAGCACTAACAGACAACCTGGTAGAGTATCCAAATCCTCGATTTGAAATTGATCAGACACTTATAGACTACGTTGTAGTTGTAGACGCCATAGGAGACCCTAATGGCATTGTTTCTGGAACAACTCAGATCACAAAAAATCCAATAGGACTTAAGATAGCTTCGCTTACTTCAAAATTTATAAAAGATTCAGGATATTTTAAAGATGGAATGAGTTTTCAAACTGGAGCAGGGGGGATCTCACTAGCTGTAGCTGCAGAGGTAAGAGAGCAGATGAAAAAAGACGAAATATGCGGTAGCTTTGCCTCTGGTGGAATCACAGGTTATATAGTGGATATGTATAAAGACGGGCTTTTTAAATCACTTTTTGATGTTCAGTGCTTTGACCTTGAGGCTATCAAATCTGCAAAGGAAAATCCCGAGCATATAACTATGTCTGCTTCTATGTATGCAAATTCTGATAACAAAGGTGCAGTTGTCAATAAATTGGATGTGGTTATATTGGGAGCAACAGAGATGGATGCTAATTTTAACGTCAATGTAACTACAACTTCAGATGGGAAAATCATGGGAGGTTCTGGGGGGCATAGTGATACCTCTGCAGGATCAAAACTTTCCATAATAGTTTCTCAGCTGGTAAATTCTAGAATTTCTGTACTAAAGGATAAAATAACTACGGTAACAACTCCTGGAGAAACTGTAGACGCTCTTGTAACTGAAAAAGGGATAGCGATAAATCCAAAAAGGACAGATCTTATTGAAAGATTTAAAGACTCTAATCTTCCTATAAAAACAATAGAAGAACTTCAGCAGATTGCCGAATCTATGACGGGGAAACCTAAAGATATCGAGTTTGGTGATAAGATAGTAGCAGTTGTAGAATATAGAGATGGTACAGTGGTCGACGTAATAAAAGATATGAAACAATAA
- the rimP gene encoding ribosome maturation factor RimP has translation MEKNAKAAIVEKIWDLTTPVASEFGLDIVDIEYLQDGGYWYVRVYIEKPDAEITLVDCANVSNRIEEDVDALIDKKFFLEVSSPGIERPLKSEKDFIRFVGEKARLILKHKLEDSRNWTGEISSFENGIIYLSTDGKKLEIPFSEVKKANLVFEFGDL, from the coding sequence ATGGAAAAAAATGCAAAGGCAGCTATCGTGGAAAAGATTTGGGATCTTACAACTCCAGTTGCAAGTGAATTCGGACTCGATATAGTGGATATCGAATATCTGCAAGACGGAGGATATTGGTATGTAAGAGTATATATAGAGAAGCCAGATGCTGAAATAACCTTAGTGGATTGTGCCAACGTAAGTAACAGAATTGAAGAGGACGTAGACGCCCTTATAGACAAAAAATTCTTTTTAGAGGTTTCTTCTCCAGGTATAGAGAGGCCGCTTAAAAGTGAAAAAGATTTTATTAGGTTTGTTGGAGAAAAAGCTAGATTGATCCTTAAGCATAAACTTGAGGATTCAAGAAACTGGACTGGAGAAATCTCTAGTTTTGAAAATGGAATCATCTACCTCAGTACAGACGGGAAAAAGTTAGAGATTCCTTTCAGCGAGGTTAAAAAAGCCAACCTAGTCTTCGAATTTGGGGATTTATAA
- the pabB gene encoding aminodeoxychorismate synthase component I, with translation MLIKELVTTQDVGSLFKKFKEDKYPIILESQKDPEKLGRYSFIMSDPFLVIKSKGNNIEILEENSKKNLQDSPLDILQELLEKYKTDEKSHIPFTGGAAGYLSYDLCHHIEALPKSVTDDINIPDLFLGFYDGVLAVDHLENKKYLIAHGFKESADQIIQKLKIKTEKKINLHQNKTDEKETIFHRNMNKKSYLKSIQKVKDYIYSGDIYQINFTQRFQCKLNKSPYTIYERLRSTNPAPFASYINFGEGEIVCCSPERFIQVREGIIETRPIKGTIARGATLKEDKKNKKILKASEKDKSELLMIVDLERNDIGKISETGSVKVTELFSIEEYSTLFQQVATVTGKLKKNISTADILKATFPGGSITGAPKIRAMEIIDELEPTARNIYTGSIGYMGFDGSIDLNIVIRTILCKENTGYFQVGGGIVWDSDPESEYQESILKGKALKEALIWRE, from the coding sequence ATGCTGATAAAAGAACTTGTAACCACTCAAGATGTAGGGAGTCTTTTTAAAAAATTTAAAGAAGACAAATACCCCATTATTTTAGAGAGCCAAAAAGATCCTGAAAAACTGGGGAGATACAGCTTTATAATGTCAGATCCCTTTCTTGTGATAAAATCAAAGGGTAATAATATAGAAATACTAGAAGAAAACAGCAAAAAAAATTTACAGGACAGTCCTTTAGATATTCTTCAAGAACTTCTAGAAAAATACAAGACAGATGAAAAATCTCACATCCCCTTTACAGGAGGTGCTGCCGGTTATCTTTCTTATGACCTCTGCCATCATATAGAGGCTCTTCCAAAATCTGTGACAGACGACATCAATATTCCAGATCTTTTCTTAGGATTTTACGATGGTGTTCTGGCAGTAGATCATTTGGAAAATAAAAAATACCTAATAGCTCACGGGTTTAAAGAATCGGCTGACCAAATAATACAAAAATTAAAAATCAAAACAGAAAAAAAAATAAATCTACACCAAAATAAAACTGATGAAAAAGAAACAATATTTCATAGAAATATGAATAAAAAATCTTATCTCAAATCTATACAAAAGGTGAAAGACTATATCTATTCTGGAGATATCTATCAGATTAACTTCACCCAGAGGTTTCAGTGTAAACTCAATAAATCCCCCTATACAATCTACGAGAGGTTAAGATCCACTAACCCCGCCCCCTTTGCTAGCTATATAAACTTTGGAGAAGGAGAGATAGTCTGCTGTTCTCCAGAAAGATTTATACAAGTAAGAGAAGGGATAATAGAAACCAGGCCTATAAAAGGAACCATCGCCAGGGGGGCCACTTTAAAAGAGGATAAAAAAAATAAAAAAATCCTAAAAGCCAGCGAAAAGGATAAGTCAGAGCTACTTATGATAGTAGATTTAGAAAGAAATGACATAGGAAAGATCTCAGAGACTGGAAGTGTAAAAGTTACTGAACTTTTCAGTATAGAAGAATATTCCACTCTGTTTCAGCAGGTAGCCACTGTTACAGGAAAACTAAAAAAAAATATTTCCACAGCAGATATATTAAAAGCCACCTTTCCAGGTGGTTCCATAACTGGAGCCCCCAAAATAAGGGCTATGGAGATAATAGATGAACTAGAGCCCACAGCCAGAAACATCTACACTGGATCTATCGGTTATATGGGATTTGACGGGAGTATCGATCTGAACATTGTCATACGTACGATTTTGTGCAAAGAAAACACTGGTTATTTCCAGGTGGGCGGAGGAATAGTGTGGGATTCTGATCCAGAAAGCGAATACCAGGAGAGTATTTTAAAGGGAAAAGCTCTGAAAGAAGCTCTTATTTGGAGGGAATAG
- a CDS encoding aminotransferase class IV: MNYLNGKYTETNFSEGELYGTGLFETICICNKKPEYLSDHYERLYKGGHSLDISFEMPYKEFQEIILDFISKFELDNFALRFTLLKRGTGYDILINTRKLAYSDEDYQRGFSLKTSPLRKNPTSSLTYIKSTCYSDNLISLKNSRSLGFDESLHLNFIEEICEGAISNIFFIKDGTVKTPATECGLLPGIMRNKVIEKLKEENIPYEEGHYHLSQLIEADEVFITNSLMHIMWVNKLDDKIYFKRKITDKISNFFNK, encoded by the coding sequence ATGAACTACTTAAACGGAAAATATACCGAAACTAATTTCTCAGAAGGAGAACTCTATGGAACAGGACTATTTGAGACTATCTGCATCTGCAATAAAAAACCCGAGTATCTTTCAGATCATTATGAACGACTATATAAGGGAGGTCACTCTTTAGACATTTCTTTTGAAATGCCTTACAAAGAATTTCAAGAAATTATCTTGGACTTTATATCAAAATTCGAACTAGATAATTTTGCTCTGAGGTTTACACTCTTGAAAAGAGGAACAGGTTATGACATTTTAATAAACACCAGAAAATTAGCTTACTCAGACGAGGATTACCAAAGGGGTTTTTCTCTAAAAACTTCCCCTTTGAGAAAAAACCCCACCTCTTCTCTAACTTATATAAAGAGCACCTGTTATTCCGACAACCTCATCTCCCTTAAAAATTCAAGGTCTTTAGGTTTTGACGAATCTTTACATTTGAACTTTATAGAAGAGATTTGTGAAGGGGCCATAAGCAACATCTTTTTCATTAAAGATGGAACAGTAAAAACTCCGGCAACAGAGTGCGGACTTTTGCCTGGAATTATGAGAAATAAAGTTATTGAAAAATTAAAAGAAGAAAACATTCCTTATGAAGAAGGACACTACCATCTCTCTCAGCTTATAGAGGCTGATGAGGTTTTCATAACAAATTCCCTAATGCATATAATGTGGGTTAACAAGTTAGATGACAAGATCTACTTTAAAAGAAAAATTACAGATAAAATATCAAATTTTTTTAATAAATAA
- a CDS encoding 2-hydroxyacid dehydrogenase, which yields MLVSIYLWKELDHFKNAIENLRKEFPEVDIKTYFTKDEKDYKNSDVILAVDMTIEEAKKATNMKAIFVPYTGLDEFPQKYLKERKIKIYHSYAKSKYVAERALTLALGIMGKITEYDKDMRKGNWGPRTGNKNRWETLFDKRCALLGIGHIGQNITALLKPFTSEIYTLDRGKSYPGVKKYFKTIEELAENCDVFFVSLPLNENTEEIIDEKILDKLKGKYLINVGRGKTIEEKALYESLKNKKLKGAGIEVWYDYPDRIKKECFPSKYPFQELENIIMSPHIATFVKEDVWIYFDDIMEQLKSYIKKELENK from the coding sequence ATGTTAGTCAGCATATATCTTTGGAAAGAATTAGATCATTTTAAAAATGCAATCGAAAATTTAAGAAAAGAGTTTCCAGAAGTCGATATAAAAACATATTTTACAAAAGATGAAAAAGATTATAAAAATTCAGATGTTATTCTAGCAGTTGATATGACAATAGAAGAAGCCAAAAAAGCTACTAATATGAAGGCAATTTTTGTCCCATATACTGGATTAGATGAATTTCCCCAAAAATATTTAAAAGAAAGAAAAATCAAAATATATCACAGTTATGCAAAGTCAAAATATGTGGCTGAAAGAGCCCTTACCTTGGCCCTCGGAATCATGGGGAAAATCACCGAATATGACAAAGATATGAGAAAGGGTAACTGGGGTCCGAGAACAGGAAACAAAAACCGTTGGGAGACACTTTTTGACAAAAGATGTGCCCTCTTGGGAATAGGACATATCGGGCAAAATATCACAGCCCTTTTAAAACCATTTACATCTGAAATTTACACCTTAGACAGAGGCAAAAGTTATCCTGGAGTAAAAAAATATTTTAAAACAATTGAGGAACTGGCTGAAAACTGCGACGTTTTTTTCGTATCTCTGCCTTTAAATGAGAATACAGAGGAAATAATAGATGAAAAAATATTAGATAAACTCAAAGGAAAGTATCTCATAAATGTAGGACGGGGTAAAACAATTGAGGAAAAAGCTTTATATGAGTCTCTTAAAAATAAAAAACTCAAGGGAGCAGGTATAGAGGTCTGGTACGATTATCCAGACAGAATAAAAAAAGAGTGTTTCCCTTCAAAATACCCTTTCCAAGAATTGGAAAATATTATAATGTCACCTCATATTGCAACCTTTGTAAAAGAGGATGTATGGATTTATTTTGACGATATAATGGAGCAGCTAAAAAGTTATATAAAAAAAGAACTTGAAAATAAATAA
- a CDS encoding HAD hydrolase-like protein, giving the protein MIRNVVFDLGQVLFKFTPKHYLEKEFSHEKRDLIYKEVFREKEWEDLSRGLINPEEAAKRISSKSSVSYEEAKKILDDRKKYIIPIKDNLKILERLGNNGYKIFLLADFHEDLLDEYLSEIPMLQQVYGKVISCKINILKSEKEMYNYFLKKYQLIPKETLLIDDSSKNISNADYFGIKGIVLKKPEDLFKELEKLEIL; this is encoded by the coding sequence ATGATAAGAAACGTAGTTTTTGATTTGGGACAGGTACTTTTTAAATTCACTCCAAAGCATTATCTAGAAAAAGAATTCAGCCATGAAAAAAGAGATTTAATATACAAAGAGGTTTTCAGAGAAAAGGAATGGGAGGATTTGAGCAGAGGTTTAATAAATCCCGAAGAAGCTGCAAAAAGAATTTCTTCTAAGTCCTCAGTTTCCTACGAGGAAGCAAAAAAAATATTGGATGACAGAAAAAAATATATAATTCCAATAAAAGATAATCTAAAGATACTGGAAAGACTGGGCAACAACGGCTACAAAATATTTCTTTTGGCAGACTTCCATGAGGATCTCCTAGACGAATATCTTTCTGAAATACCGATGCTTCAGCAGGTCTACGGAAAAGTAATATCCTGTAAAATAAATATATTGAAATCTGAAAAAGAGATGTATAACTATTTTTTGAAAAAATACCAACTTATTCCTAAAGAAACCCTTTTAATTGACGATTCGAGTAAAAACATATCCAATGCTGACTATTTCGGCATAAAAGGAATTGTTTTAAAAAAACCAGAGGATCTTTTTAAGGAACTTGAAAAATTAGAAATACTATAA
- a CDS encoding alanine/glycine:cation symporter family protein: MNLKSVVDFLNGIIWSKTLIYLCLGIGVYFSIVTRFLQIRHIKEMIKLMFKGNASEKGISSFQALAISISGRVGTGNIAGVATAIALGGPGALFWMWAIAFLGASSAFVESALGQIYKVEKDGQYRGGPSYYIEKGLGMKWYAVLFSIATIIGAGVFLPGVQSNSIASGFKGAFGISSTLTGILIVVLLGIIVFGGVKRIGKVAEIIVPFMALAYIIMAVIILIMNIEEIPRIFTLIITSAFGANEIFGGILGMAISWGVKRGIYSNEAGQGTGPHAASAAEVSHPAQQGLVQAFSVYIDTLFVCSATGFMILITGNYNTYNPAGGFLVENLAGVEIGPAYTMASVDSVFPGIGTIFIAVALFFFAFTTIMAYYYIGETNVAYIEKEGDTKYITIFRVLFLVATYFGAVRTASLAWAIGDIGVGMMAWLNIIAIILLRKPALICLKDYENQISQGIKTPIFHPEKLGIKGAEFWEKRIAEKSTDKK; the protein is encoded by the coding sequence GTGAATTTGAAGAGTGTGGTAGATTTTTTAAATGGAATAATATGGAGTAAGACACTTATATACTTGTGTCTTGGTATAGGGGTTTACTTCTCCATAGTTACAAGGTTTTTGCAGATAAGACATATAAAAGAGATGATAAAACTTATGTTTAAAGGGAATGCTTCAGAAAAAGGAATATCATCATTTCAAGCACTTGCCATCTCTATCTCGGGTAGGGTAGGGACAGGTAATATCGCAGGAGTTGCAACAGCCATAGCATTAGGAGGACCAGGAGCTTTGTTCTGGATGTGGGCAATCGCCTTTTTAGGAGCTTCATCTGCGTTTGTGGAATCGGCTCTTGGACAGATATACAAGGTGGAAAAAGACGGACAGTATAGAGGGGGGCCATCCTACTATATAGAAAAAGGTTTGGGGATGAAGTGGTATGCAGTTTTATTTTCGATAGCTACTATAATAGGAGCAGGGGTGTTTCTTCCTGGGGTGCAATCGAACAGTATTGCTTCTGGATTCAAAGGAGCTTTTGGGATTTCTTCTACATTAACTGGAATTCTTATAGTCGTACTTTTGGGTATTATTGTATTTGGCGGAGTTAAAAGAATAGGAAAAGTTGCAGAAATAATTGTTCCTTTTATGGCACTGGCATATATTATCATGGCAGTAATAATTTTGATCATGAATATAGAAGAAATTCCTAGGATATTTACCCTGATAATAACATCTGCCTTTGGTGCCAATGAAATTTTTGGTGGTATACTGGGGATGGCAATATCATGGGGAGTAAAAAGAGGAATATATTCAAATGAAGCTGGTCAGGGAACAGGACCGCATGCAGCATCAGCGGCGGAAGTTTCTCATCCTGCTCAACAGGGTCTTGTACAGGCGTTTTCGGTATATATTGATACCTTATTTGTTTGTTCTGCTACTGGATTTATGATATTGATCACAGGTAATTATAATACTTATAACCCAGCGGGAGGGTTTCTGGTGGAAAATCTTGCTGGAGTAGAAATAGGACCTGCATATACAATGGCTTCAGTAGACAGTGTGTTTCCAGGAATAGGAACTATATTTATAGCCGTAGCGTTATTTTTCTTTGCTTTTACCACTATAATGGCTTATTACTATATAGGTGAGACAAATGTGGCTTATATAGAAAAAGAAGGGGACACTAAGTATATAACAATCTTCAGAGTATTGTTTCTAGTTGCAACTTATTTTGGTGCCGTTAGAACTGCTAGCCTTGCATGGGCTATAGGAGATATTGGAGTAGGGATGATGGCATGGCTAAATATTATAGCCATAATACTTTTACGTAAACCGGCTTTGATATGTTTAAAAGATTATGAAAATCAAATTTCTCAGGGGATAAAAACCCCAATATTTCATCCGGAAAAACTTGGAATCAAAGGTGCTGAGTTCTGGGAAAAAAGAATTGCTGAAAAAAGTACAGATAAGAAATAA
- a CDS encoding anthranilate synthase component II: MILMIDNYDSFTYNLVQYLSQLGEKVVVKRNDEITLQEIKKLSPNMIVISPGPCTPDDAGISLEVIKRFKGEIPILGICLGHQSIAQVFGAKIIKASEPVHGKVHEITHNNTGVFKNLNNPLKVTRYHSLIVEKKSLPECLEITAFGPNKEIMGLKHKTYLIEGVQFHPEAILTEQGLELLKNFLRECCNFRGYKC; encoded by the coding sequence ATGATATTAATGATAGATAATTATGATTCTTTTACCTATAATCTTGTTCAGTATCTTTCACAGCTAGGTGAAAAGGTTGTAGTAAAAAGAAATGATGAGATAACACTACAAGAGATAAAAAAACTTTCTCCAAATATGATAGTAATATCTCCAGGACCCTGCACACCTGACGATGCGGGAATTAGTCTTGAGGTCATAAAAAGATTCAAGGGGGAAATCCCTATACTCGGAATCTGCCTAGGGCACCAGTCAATAGCTCAGGTATTCGGAGCCAAAATTATAAAGGCATCAGAGCCTGTCCACGGAAAGGTTCACGAGATAACTCATAATAACACCGGTGTTTTTAAAAATCTCAATAACCCTCTGAAAGTTACAAGGTACCACTCTCTTATTGTGGAAAAAAAATCCTTGCCAGAATGTCTTGAGATCACAGCTTTTGGACCAAATAAAGAGATCATGGGCTTAAAGCACAAAACCTATCTTATAGAGGGTGTCCAGTTTCACCCTGAGGCAATACTCACAGAACAGGGATTAGAATTGCTAAAAAACTTTTTAAGAGAGTGCTGTAATTTCAGGGGGTACAAATGCTGA
- a CDS encoding sugar phosphate isomerase/epimerase family protein, with the protein MKFGYAASSGEKNIFDSIKYAKDNGFSSVELNVNMPIFFPENFTEQEKKQIKKYREDLGVEITLHAPEDLTLLQLQKDIRKATIKRFKTVIDFAGDIGATRLTMHVGPAVCFTLTDRKSYLDETYHDEYKVVLKESLVDLADYSVGKTILCVENSGRFPEKLVQETLEEVLKENKNLFLTWDIGHSYENLYNEVDFFIKHKDRIRTCHVHDNNGKSDHQIIGKGNVDFKKHFDIIGKKDMTYIIEVRPRENALKSLEVFNKMSL; encoded by the coding sequence ATGAAATTCGGATACGCAGCTTCTTCTGGAGAAAAAAATATATTTGATTCTATAAAATACGCCAAAGATAACGGCTTCTCGTCAGTAGAACTAAATGTAAACATGCCTATATTTTTTCCAGAAAATTTTACAGAGCAAGAAAAAAAACAAATAAAAAAATACCGTGAAGATCTAGGAGTAGAGATCACCCTACACGCCCCTGAGGACCTCACACTGCTTCAGCTTCAAAAAGATATAAGAAAAGCTACAATAAAAAGGTTCAAGACAGTTATAGATTTTGCAGGAGATATAGGAGCAACCAGATTAACTATGCATGTGGGACCTGCCGTATGCTTTACCCTCACAGACAGAAAGTCATATCTTGACGAAACCTACCATGACGAATACAAGGTTGTTTTAAAAGAATCCCTTGTAGACCTCGCAGATTACTCTGTAGGTAAAACTATTCTTTGTGTGGAAAACTCCGGACGTTTCCCTGAAAAACTCGTGCAGGAAACACTAGAAGAAGTTTTAAAGGAAAATAAAAATTTATTTCTCACTTGGGATATAGGTCACTCATATGAAAACCTTTATAACGAAGTGGATTTTTTTATAAAGCATAAGGACAGAATAAGAACCTGCCATGTCCATGACAACAATGGAAAAAGTGACCACCAGATAATCGGCAAGGGAAATGTGGATTTTAAAAAACACTTTGATATCATAGGGAAAAAAGATATGACTTATATTATAGAGGTCAGACCCCGTGAGAACGCCCTGAAATCATTAGAAGTTTTTAATAAAATGTCCCTGTAA